One region of Chanodichthys erythropterus isolate Z2021 chromosome 24, ASM2448905v1, whole genome shotgun sequence genomic DNA includes:
- the ucmab gene encoding unique cartilage matrix-associated protein: MSWTQPVLLTCLVVLSAITLFHGADSAAVSDKSDAKAANPQGALRSIFMPEADASSFFKRRSRRAVKTQDEINAEQRQRLAADERRREYHEEQRNEFENYAEEEHDEQDEQTRVKTEQWREFHYDGLDPSYEYNRHTV, from the exons ATGTCCTGGACGCAACCTGTTCTTCTCACCTGTCTTGTTGTTTTGTCTGCAATCACCT TGTTCCATGGAGCCGACAGCGCCGCTGTGTCAGATAAGAGTGATGCAAAGGCAGCCAATCCTCAAG GTGCACTGAGGAGTATCTTCATGCCAGAGGCAGATGCCTCCAGCTTCTTCAAACGGCGAAGCAGGAGGGCTGTGAAAACTCAGGATGAGATAAACG CTGAACAGAGACAGAGGCTGGCCGCAGATGAGAGAAGGAGGGAGTATCATGAGGAACAGAGGAATGAGTTTGAGAATTACGCTGAGGAAGAGCATGACG AGCAAGACGAGCAGACCAGAGTGAAGACAGAGCAGTGGAGAGAGTTTCACTACGACGGACTCGACCCATCTTACGAATACAACCGACACACAGTCTAA